From a region of the Thermodesulfobacteriota bacterium genome:
- a CDS encoding proton-conducting transporter membrane subunit — MIVSLVLIPLILGVMILVLTVPAVPRKGIRRGLLMTGAVSHTVLTAIIAFSGKNTFRPGDWIGLDPQGLLFLAVTSVLFLAVAVYTTGYLSRDSQRRVKDAVEGFLFENKPETVFSACLLFFLSAMSLVCISRNMGLLWVAVEATTLASAPLISFHRHHRSLEATWKYLLICSVGIAVALLGNYFLAFADPGKAHLNLGKLIAGAALLDKTWLKAAFLLLLVGYGTKMGLAPMHTWLPDAHSEAPSMVSALLSGALLNCAFLGILRGHAVLTAAGIGWYSSELLVFFGLLSMIVSAAFMIRQADYKRMLAYSSIEHMGILALAVGIGGLAATGAMLHAVNHSLAKGMLFLVSGQLLFVYGSKEINDIRHVLKTAPLTGALWLTGILAITGAPPFGLFVSELTILKGMMEAGRWGIAAGYLIVLGIIFIAMSRAMISMVFGFPFTERSPDASSFHYREPFWFSWPVMALAAVILALGLYIPNQFWTFLGRAAALTGGM; from the coding sequence ATGATTGTCAGCCTTGTCCTGATACCGCTCATACTCGGCGTGATGATCCTCGTCCTGACGGTTCCGGCCGTTCCCAGGAAGGGAATCAGAAGGGGCCTGCTGATGACGGGCGCCGTCAGTCACACCGTGCTGACGGCTATTATAGCGTTTTCCGGGAAAAACACCTTCCGCCCCGGAGACTGGATCGGACTGGACCCCCAGGGGCTCCTGTTTCTGGCGGTCACCAGCGTTCTTTTTCTGGCCGTCGCGGTCTACACCACGGGATATCTCAGCCGGGATTCCCAGCGCCGGGTCAAGGACGCCGTGGAGGGCTTTCTGTTCGAGAACAAGCCGGAAACCGTCTTCAGCGCCTGCCTCCTCTTTTTTCTGTCCGCCATGAGCCTGGTCTGCATCAGCCGCAACATGGGGCTGTTATGGGTCGCCGTGGAGGCAACGACCCTGGCCAGCGCGCCGTTGATCAGTTTTCACCGGCATCACCGCAGCCTGGAGGCCACCTGGAAATACCTGCTGATCTGTTCGGTCGGCATCGCCGTCGCCCTGCTGGGCAATTATTTTCTGGCCTTTGCCGATCCGGGGAAAGCCCATCTCAACCTGGGCAAGCTGATCGCGGGCGCCGCCCTGCTGGACAAGACCTGGCTCAAAGCCGCCTTCCTCCTGCTGCTGGTGGGCTACGGCACGAAGATGGGCCTGGCGCCCATGCACACCTGGCTGCCCGACGCCCACAGCGAAGCCCCGTCCATGGTCTCGGCCCTGCTGTCCGGCGCTCTTTTAAACTGCGCTTTTCTGGGAATTTTAAGAGGGCATGCCGTTCTCACGGCCGCCGGGATCGGCTGGTACAGCAGCGAACTGCTGGTATTCTTCGGCCTGCTGTCCATGATCGTGTCCGCGGCCTTCATGATCCGGCAGGCCGACTACAAGCGGATGCTGGCCTATTCCAGCATCGAACACATGGGGATTCTGGCACTGGCCGTCGGCATCGGCGGTCTGGCGGCCACCGGGGCCATGCTTCACGCCGTCAACCATTCTCTGGCCAAAGGCATGCTCTTTCTGGTTTCCGGCCAGTTGCTCTTTGTCTACGGCAGCAAAGAAATAAACGATATCCGGCATGTGCTCAAGACGGCGCCCCTGACCGGCGCCCTCTGGCTGACGGGGATTCTGGCGATTACCGGGGCGCCGCCCTTCGGCCTTTTCGTCAGCGAACTGACCATACTCAAAGGCATGATGGAAGCCGGCCGGTGGGGAATCGCCGCCGGTTATCTGATCGTGCTGGGCATCATTTTCATCGCCATGTCCCGGGCCATGATTTCCATGGTTTTCGGATTTCCTTTTACGGAGAGATCTCCCGACGCCTCTTCCTTTCATTACCGGGAACCGTTCTGGTTCTCATGGCCGGTCATGGCCCTGGCGGCGGTCATCCTGGCGCTGGGGCTTTATATTCCGAATCAATTCTGGACTTTTCTGGGCCGGGCGGCGGCCCTGACCGGAGGCATGTAA
- a CDS encoding NADH-quinone oxidoreductase subunit K, protein MPLWTDMFILGLVLTNFRLLATSRLAAVIQTTVLQAVFLIAIMLAMTPRPWPSLLILLSLITFVVKGALLPWLLSRAVREVKVLREIEPLVGYSASVLTGVALLGLSFLIFLPMKGAVSVGSDFLLPGALFTTLTGLLVIVSRKKALTQVVGYLVMENGVYAFGTALAVEEPLLVQMGVLLDVFVAVFIMGITVHQISREFDHIDTDRLSELKD, encoded by the coding sequence ATGCCCCTGTGGACTGATATGTTTATTCTCGGCCTGGTCCTGACCAACTTTCGCCTGCTGGCGACCAGCCGCCTGGCGGCGGTGATTCAGACAACGGTTTTGCAGGCCGTGTTCCTGATCGCCATCATGCTGGCCATGACGCCGAGGCCCTGGCCATCCCTGCTGATCCTGCTCTCCCTGATTACCTTTGTGGTCAAAGGCGCGCTTCTGCCCTGGCTCCTGTCCCGGGCCGTGCGGGAAGTGAAGGTGCTCAGGGAAATCGAACCCCTCGTCGGTTACAGCGCTTCCGTGCTGACCGGCGTGGCGCTCCTGGGCCTGAGTTTTCTGATTTTCCTCCCCATGAAAGGTGCGGTTTCCGTGGGATCCGACTTTCTTCTGCCCGGTGCGCTTTTTACCACCCTGACCGGACTGCTGGTGATCGTATCGCGCAAAAAGGCCCTGACCCAGGTGGTGGGCTACCTGGTCATGGAAAACGGCGTATATGCCTTCGGCACCGCCCTGGCCGTGGAGGAACCGCTGCTGGTCCAGATGGGCGTGCTGCTGGACGTGTTCGTGGCGGTGTTTATCATGGGTATTACCGTTCATCAGATATCCCGGGAATTCGACCATATCGACACCGACCGTCTCTCGGAACTGAAGGATTGA
- a CDS encoding NADH-quinone oxidoreductase subunit H, translating to MTSIINLLLALMLSPLLIGVINRTKAKIAGRRGQPLLQPYHDLVKLMKKGSVYSTTTTRVFRLGPVASLAAVLVAVTMVPSGGMGGVFSFAGDFVFMAYLLGLARFVTVIAALDTGSAFEGMGASREVQFAILAEIVLLLGLAVLAIGTGETSLTGIYGKLWVSAASALGPASLLVAFAFLIILLTENARIPVDDPNTHLELTMIHEVMVLDHGGVDLAFIQYGAALKLWLFAALLTGLAIPFRTGIVSLDMMVNTAGIFAAAILVGFIESGMARLRLLNVPQMLIAALAVTVASLLWILR from the coding sequence ATGACATCCATTATCAATCTGCTCCTGGCACTGATGTTATCGCCGCTTCTGATCGGCGTTATTAATCGGACAAAAGCGAAAATCGCGGGCCGCCGGGGCCAGCCCCTCCTGCAGCCCTATCATGATCTCGTCAAGCTGATGAAAAAGGGTTCGGTTTACAGCACCACCACGACCCGGGTGTTCCGGCTCGGCCCGGTGGCAAGTCTTGCGGCCGTATTGGTTGCCGTCACGATGGTCCCGTCCGGCGGCATGGGCGGGGTGTTCTCTTTTGCCGGCGACTTTGTTTTCATGGCCTACCTGCTGGGGCTGGCGCGCTTTGTAACCGTCATCGCAGCCCTGGATACCGGCTCGGCCTTTGAGGGCATGGGCGCCAGCCGCGAGGTGCAATTCGCCATCCTGGCCGAGATCGTGCTACTGCTGGGGCTGGCCGTGCTGGCCATCGGCACGGGCGAGACCAGCCTGACCGGTATCTATGGGAAGCTGTGGGTTTCGGCCGCGTCCGCCCTCGGACCGGCGTCCCTGCTGGTGGCTTTTGCTTTTCTGATCATCTTACTTACCGAAAACGCCAGGATTCCGGTAGATGATCCCAACACCCACCTGGAACTCACCATGATCCACGAAGTCATGGTTCTGGACCACGGCGGCGTCGACCTGGCCTTCATCCAGTACGGCGCGGCACTGAAACTCTGGCTCTTTGCCGCGCTACTGACCGGTCTGGCCATACCGTTCCGGACCGGGATCGTCTCCCTTGACATGATGGTCAATACCGCCGGCATTTTCGCCGCCGCCATTCTGGTCGGCTTCATCGAATCGGGCATGGCGCGGCTCCGGCTTCTGAACGTGCCGCAGATGCTCATCGCCGCCCTGGCCGTAACGGTGGCTTCGCTTTTATGGATATTGAGGTAA